A window from Desulfovibrio subterraneus encodes these proteins:
- the fliM gene encoding flagellar motor switch protein FliM: MNKILAQDEVDALLRGLSGGEIESETDIPEDDSGIVPFDLANQDRIIRGRMPVLEIVNDRFARLCTNALSNTIRKRVELNPISIDMTKFGDFMRSLPVPTSINIFKMEPLRGNAIVVVDSRLVFALVENFFGGAGSQPKIEGREFTRIEQAIVDRVIKITLDNMEESWRPVHEVNLELVRSEINPQFAAIVPPSDVVVVITFEVELETAIGSLIICLPYATIEPIRSKLHASFQTERLEVDHAWVARLKERLMETPVEMKIRFGETKITGNQLLRLKIGDVLLLDTDTDDLLEGTVAGVRKFWGISGTVKSNKAFQIIKEEEPNYT, translated from the coding sequence ATGAACAAGATTCTTGCCCAGGACGAGGTAGATGCCCTTTTACGGGGTCTGTCCGGCGGAGAGATAGAAAGCGAGACCGATATTCCGGAGGATGACTCCGGGATCGTTCCGTTTGACCTTGCCAACCAGGACCGCATTATCCGCGGCCGCATGCCTGTTCTGGAAATCGTGAACGACCGCTTTGCGCGGCTGTGCACGAACGCCCTATCCAACACCATCCGCAAGCGTGTGGAACTGAACCCCATATCCATTGATATGACCAAGTTCGGCGATTTCATGCGTTCGCTGCCCGTACCCACCAGCATCAATATTTTCAAGATGGAGCCGCTGCGCGGCAATGCCATTGTGGTTGTCGACTCCCGTCTCGTCTTCGCACTGGTGGAGAACTTTTTCGGCGGAGCAGGCTCGCAGCCGAAGATTGAAGGCCGCGAGTTTACCCGTATCGAGCAGGCCATTGTGGACAGGGTTATCAAGATCACGCTCGATAACATGGAAGAGTCGTGGCGGCCTGTGCACGAGGTCAACCTTGAACTCGTGCGTTCGGAGATCAACCCCCAGTTCGCAGCCATTGTGCCGCCCAGCGATGTTGTGGTTGTCATCACCTTTGAAGTGGAACTGGAAACGGCCATCGGCTCGCTTATCATCTGCCTTCCCTACGCCACCATCGAACCTATCCGTTCCAAGCTGCACGCCAGTTTCCAGACGGAGCGTCTGGAAGTGGACCACGCATGGGTTGCGCGTCTGAAGGAGCGTCTGATGGAAACCCCGGTTGAAATGAAGATTCGCTTCGGGGAAACCAAGATTACCGGCAACCAGCTTCTGCGTCTGAAGATAGGCGACGTGCTGCTGCTGGATACCGACACGGATGACCTGCTGGAAGGTACCGTGGCCGGCGTGCGCAAGTTCTGGGGCATAAGCGGCACTGTGAAGTCGAACAAGGCCTTCCAGATCATCAAGGAAGAAGAGCCGAACTACACCTAG
- a CDS encoding ABC transporter substrate-binding protein, producing the protein MKRIILSLVVTMLCLVPVMASAAGKVISVSQFVEHPALDAVLKGTQDYFRDNKLDVTFNVHNAQANMATTVQIAAQIMGEQPDLVIAIATPSAQACAQKIHGTPILATAVTDHVGAGLVKSMEHPGGNVSGTSDMLPVARQLDLIREFHPGIKTLGVIYNSGEANSVTLVKLLKAACDAAGIKLEEATVLNSAGIYQAAKSLVGRAEAIFLPTDNTVISALESVVKVCRQNKLPLYAADNDSVERGTIAALAFDYYKLGYQTGAMAKRILFDGADVSTMPVESLQELSLHVNLKAAEAMGVTVPESVLSRAEKVIK; encoded by the coding sequence ATGAAACGCATCATTCTCAGCCTTGTGGTTACCATGCTGTGCCTCGTGCCGGTCATGGCGTCCGCTGCCGGAAAGGTCATTTCCGTCAGCCAGTTTGTCGAACACCCTGCGCTTGATGCCGTGCTCAAAGGCACGCAGGATTACTTCAGGGACAACAAACTGGACGTGACCTTCAACGTGCACAATGCACAGGCCAACATGGCCACCACCGTGCAGATAGCCGCCCAGATCATGGGTGAGCAGCCCGATCTGGTCATTGCCATTGCCACGCCCTCTGCACAGGCATGCGCCCAGAAAATTCACGGCACCCCCATTCTGGCCACTGCCGTGACCGACCATGTGGGTGCGGGACTGGTGAAAAGCATGGAGCACCCCGGCGGCAATGTTTCCGGCACCTCCGACATGCTGCCCGTGGCACGCCAGCTTGACCTCATCCGCGAATTTCATCCCGGCATCAAGACCCTTGGTGTTATCTACAACTCGGGCGAAGCCAACTCCGTAACCCTTGTCAAACTGCTCAAGGCCGCCTGCGATGCCGCAGGCATCAAGCTTGAAGAAGCCACCGTGCTGAACTCCGCCGGTATCTATCAGGCTGCCAAGAGCCTTGTGGGCCGTGCGGAAGCCATCTTCCTGCCCACGGACAACACCGTCATTTCCGCGCTGGAATCCGTGGTGAAGGTCTGCCGCCAGAACAAGCTGCCCCTGTATGCTGCCGACAACGACTCGGTCGAGCGCGGCACCATCGCGGCCCTTGCCTTCGACTACTACAAGCTGGGCTACCAGACAGGTGCCATGGCCAAGCGCATTCTCTTTGACGGGGCAGATGTTTCCACCATGCCTGTCGAATCTCTGCAGGAACTCTCTCTGCACGTGAACCTGAAGGCTGCCGAGGCTATGGGCGTAACCGTGCCGGAAAGCGTCCTCTCCCGAGCCGAAAAGGTAATCAAGTAA